One window of Deltaproteobacteria bacterium genomic DNA carries:
- a CDS encoding NADH-quinone oxidoreductase subunit C — MPPDPVILEKLKEKFPTEIVSTNDSGEMPVAVIKKAEGHSILSFMKEEPALRFDFLIDLTAIDRQKLGGTPRFEVVYHLYSVTLKHRLRLKIQLPEEDLRLASAVDLWKSANWMERECAEMFGILFEGHPNPKKLLLFEGFEGYPLRKDYPIDRRQKIPVPEEKL, encoded by the coding sequence ATGCCGCCTGATCCCGTCATTCTTGAGAAGCTTAAAGAAAAGTTTCCGACCGAAATTGTCTCAACGAACGATTCCGGTGAAATGCCGGTCGCCGTGATCAAGAAGGCGGAAGGCCATTCAATCCTCTCCTTTATGAAAGAGGAGCCGGCCCTCCGATTTGATTTTCTGATCGACCTCACCGCTATCGACCGGCAGAAGCTGGGAGGAACTCCTCGCTTTGAGGTTGTCTATCACCTCTACTCCGTCACCCTCAAACACCGGCTCCGGTTGAAGATTCAATTGCCTGAAGAGGATTTGCGTCTTGCCTCGGCCGTTGATCTCTGGAAATCCGCCAACTGGATGGAGCGTGAATGTGCCGAAATGTTCGGAATTCTCTTTGAGGGGCATCCCAACCCGAAGAAGCTGCTCCTCTTCGAGGGGTTTGAGGGATACCCGCTTCGAAAGGACTATCCGATCGATCGCCGCCAGAAGATTCCGGTCCCTGAAGAAAAACTTTAA
- a CDS encoding 6,7-dimethyl-8-ribityllumazine synthase gives MSRYIAKRVTGLKADGLRFGIVVSRFNEKVTTRLLSGAKRGLKKAKRLDVVWVPGAFEIPYALMRMARQKKYDALIALGAVIRGGTPHFDYVAGETARGVMQVMLQEKIPVAFGVLTTNNLKQALDRSGGRLGNKGIEAAEVAIEMVRGIHHGLSS, from the coding sequence ATGAGCCGTTACATTGCCAAAAGAGTGACCGGTCTGAAGGCGGATGGACTCCGATTCGGCATTGTGGTGAGTCGTTTCAACGAGAAAGTGACCACGCGGCTTCTGTCGGGGGCCAAAAGGGGACTGAAAAAGGCCAAGAGGCTCGATGTGGTGTGGGTCCCCGGGGCGTTTGAGATCCCCTACGCCCTCATGAGGATGGCCCGGCAAAAAAAGTATGATGCCTTGATCGCCCTTGGAGCGGTCATTCGTGGTGGGACACCCCATTTTGATTATGTGGCCGGTGAAACAGCGCGAGGGGTGATGCAGGTCATGTTGCAGGAAAAAATTCCTGTTGCCTTTGGAGTCCTAACCACCAATAACCTGAAACAGGCGTTGGATCGATCCGGAGGCCGGTTGGGTAACAAGGGGATTGAAGCCGCCGAAGTCGCTATTGAAATGGTTAGAGGGATTCACCATGGGCTATCGTCATAA
- a CDS encoding riboflavin synthase: MFTGIIEGAGFIRSRREGKGHLILQIQASFSLSSIKKGESISVNGCCLTVTKKEGKCFWTDLSQETLKRTNLGRLQDGERVNLERAVRLSDRMGGHLVSGHVDGIGRVVSINRNGAGVELTIGFSTELRPYLIPKGSIAVDGVSMTVNHLTKNRFTLVIIPHTLSKTNLGDHKVGDPVNLEVDMVGKYIVNYLRKRSRR, encoded by the coding sequence ATGTTCACGGGTATCATCGAGGGGGCTGGTTTTATACGGAGTCGACGGGAGGGAAAGGGGCACCTAATTCTTCAGATTCAGGCCTCTTTTTCGCTCTCCTCCATTAAAAAAGGGGAGAGCATCTCCGTCAACGGCTGTTGTCTGACCGTCACTAAAAAAGAAGGAAAATGCTTTTGGACCGACCTCTCGCAAGAGACCTTGAAGCGAACTAATCTGGGTCGCCTCCAAGATGGAGAGCGGGTGAATCTGGAGCGCGCGGTTCGATTGAGCGACCGGATGGGGGGACATCTCGTTTCAGGTCATGTCGATGGAATCGGCCGGGTTGTTTCAATCAATCGAAATGGGGCTGGAGTTGAACTGACGATCGGTTTTTCAACGGAACTTCGGCCGTACCTCATCCCGAAAGGTTCCATAGCAGTTGACGGGGTCAGCATGACGGTGAATCACCTCACAAAAAACCGTTTTACGCTCGTTATCATCCCGCATACCTTGTCGAAAACAAATCTGGGGGATCATAAGGTGGGCGACCCGGTTAATCTCGAAGTTGACATGGTTGGGAAGTATATAGTCAATTACCTCCGCAAGCGGAGTCGAAGGTGA
- the nusB gene encoding transcription antitermination factor NusB, producing the protein MGYRHKGRELALQILYQIDMKGSDPKSELRYLGHEEPLSQEVEDFARTVVEGTYRNLREIDQMIEKFSTHWKLNRMSAVDRNILRLGAYELLYDHEVPTPVVLDEAIEIAKKFGSENSSSFINGILDHAAKEVRK; encoded by the coding sequence ATGGGCTATCGTCATAAGGGAAGAGAACTCGCCCTGCAAATCTTGTATCAGATCGACATGAAGGGGAGCGATCCAAAGTCGGAGCTCAGATATCTGGGGCATGAAGAGCCTTTGAGTCAAGAGGTTGAAGATTTTGCCAGGACCGTTGTAGAGGGGACCTACCGCAACCTCCGAGAGATTGACCAGATGATAGAAAAGTTTTCAACACACTGGAAGCTCAACCGGATGTCAGCCGTCGACCGGAATATCCTGCGTCTGGGGGCCTACGAACTTCTATATGACCACGAGGTCCCAACGCCGGTTGTCCTCGATGAGGCGATTGAAATTGCCAAAAAATTCGGCTCGGAAAACTCCAGTTCCTTTATCAACGGAATCCTCGATCATGCCGCCAAGGAGGTCAGAAAATGA
- a CDS encoding NADH-quinone oxidoreductase subunit B yields MGTKDIFAGSVITTKVKEVVAWGRKNSLWPMPYATACCGIEFMGTVSSYFDISRFGAELVRFSPRQADLLIVLGTINYKQAPILKRIYDQMCEPKWVISAGACASSGGFYNNYSVVQGIDEIIPVDVYVPGCPPRPEAILNGILKIQEKIVKEAKGKPDAA; encoded by the coding sequence ATGGGGACAAAAGATATTTTTGCGGGCTCTGTCATCACCACCAAGGTGAAAGAGGTAGTCGCCTGGGGACGAAAAAATTCCCTCTGGCCGATGCCGTACGCCACCGCCTGTTGCGGCATTGAGTTCATGGGAACCGTCTCGTCCTACTTTGACATCTCCCGTTTTGGAGCGGAGCTGGTCCGCTTTTCTCCACGCCAAGCCGACCTCCTCATTGTCCTGGGAACGATCAACTACAAGCAGGCGCCGATCCTGAAACGAATTTACGACCAGATGTGCGAACCGAAGTGGGTTATTTCGGCCGGGGCCTGCGCCTCTTCGGGAGGTTTTTACAACAACTACAGTGTCGTTCAGGGGATCGACGAGATTATCCCGGTCGATGTCTACGTCCCTGGTTGTCCTCCAAGGCCCGAGGCGATCCTGAACGGTATATTGAAGATCCAGGAAAAAATAGTGAAGGAAGCAAAAGGGAAACCGGATGCCGCCTGA
- a CDS encoding bifunctional 3,4-dihydroxy-2-butanone-4-phosphate synthase/GTP cyclohydrolase II, with translation MTEKLFFTKVTGRKGRVEESIEAIRKGRMVILVDDEDRENEGDLVMAAEKVTPEAINFMARHARGLICLTLTQERCDELGLAPMVTENTSNFGTGFTISIDAKKNVTTGISAADRATTILEAVRDGAKNSDFARPGHIFPIRARKGGVLVRSGQTEGSVDLARLAGLKSAGVICEIMKEDGTMARMPDLEIFSKEHGIPIVTIADLIDYRLQHETLIRKVEEASLPTDYGEFRVISFESQVDELTHVALVKGKISPKEPVLVRVHSECLTGDAFGSKRCDCGKQLHRSLEMIEEAGKGVLLYIRQEGRGIGIFNKVKAYALQDQGFDTVEANSQLGFKPDLRHYGIGAQILASLDVKKMRLMTNNPRKIVGLDGYHLEVVERVPIEIEPEKENLKYLKTKKDKLGHLLKKV, from the coding sequence GTGACAGAAAAATTATTCTTCACAAAAGTAACGGGGCGAAAGGGACGCGTTGAGGAGTCCATTGAGGCGATCCGCAAGGGACGCATGGTTATCCTCGTTGATGATGAGGATCGTGAGAACGAAGGAGACCTCGTCATGGCGGCCGAAAAGGTGACGCCCGAGGCGATCAACTTTATGGCGAGACACGCACGGGGTCTGATCTGCCTCACCCTCACGCAGGAGCGATGCGACGAGCTCGGCCTCGCACCGATGGTCACCGAAAATACCTCCAATTTCGGAACCGGCTTCACCATTTCGATCGACGCCAAAAAGAATGTGACAACCGGGATCTCCGCCGCTGACCGTGCCACAACAATCCTGGAGGCCGTTCGTGACGGGGCTAAAAATTCTGATTTTGCAAGGCCGGGGCACATCTTCCCGATTCGTGCACGCAAAGGAGGGGTACTCGTCCGTTCCGGTCAGACGGAAGGCTCTGTCGATTTGGCCCGGCTGGCGGGTCTCAAATCGGCCGGGGTGATCTGCGAGATCATGAAGGAGGATGGAACGATGGCACGGATGCCCGACCTGGAGATCTTCTCCAAAGAACACGGGATCCCGATTGTAACGATTGCCGACCTGATCGATTACCGACTGCAACATGAAACGTTGATCCGAAAAGTAGAAGAGGCGAGTCTTCCGACCGACTATGGCGAGTTCCGTGTGATCAGTTTTGAGAGTCAGGTCGACGAGCTGACCCACGTCGCCCTGGTGAAGGGGAAGATCTCTCCCAAAGAGCCGGTTCTGGTCCGGGTCCACTCGGAATGCCTGACCGGAGATGCCTTTGGTTCCAAGCGATGCGATTGCGGCAAACAGCTCCATCGATCTCTCGAGATGATTGAGGAGGCAGGCAAAGGGGTCTTGCTGTACATCCGCCAGGAGGGACGCGGGATCGGAATTTTTAACAAGGTGAAGGCGTATGCGCTGCAAGACCAGGGATTCGATACGGTCGAGGCGAACAGCCAGCTCGGCTTTAAACCGGATCTTCGTCATTACGGAATCGGGGCCCAGATCCTTGCCTCGCTCGATGTCAAAAAGATGCGGCTCATGACAAACAATCCACGAAAGATTGTCGGACTGGATGGTTATCACCTGGAGGTTGTGGAAAGGGTGCCGATTGAGATCGAGCCGGAAAAAGAAAACCTGAAATATCTCAAGACAAAAAAAGATAAACTGGGACATCTGTTAAAAAAGGTGTAG